One Catharus ustulatus isolate bCatUst1 chromosome 2, bCatUst1.pri.v2, whole genome shotgun sequence genomic window carries:
- the CHD4 gene encoding chromodomain-helicase-DNA-binding protein 4 isoform X2: MASGVGSPSPCSGGSDDDEMEILLNNAIPQHPEPEEEPEEELLSEADTPKIKKKKKPKKLKEPKMPKLSKRQKKELGDSSGEGNEFVEEEEEVLRSDSEGSDYTPGKKKKKKLGPKKEKKNKTKRKEEEEEEEEDDDSKEPKSSAQLLEDWGMEDIDHIFTEEDYRTLTNYKAFSQFVRPLIAAKNPKIAVSKMMMVLGAKWREFSTNNPFKGSSGASVAAAAAAAVAVVESMVTNVDAVLPQPPVDVPLRKAKTKEGKGPNARRKPKASPRIPDIKKPKTKKVAPLKIKLGGFGSKRKRSSSEDDDLDVESDFDDASINSYSVSDGSTSRSSRSRKKLKAGKKKKKGEEDSTVAVDGYETDHQDYCEVCQQGGEIILCDTCPRAYHMVCLDPDMEKAPEGKWSCPHCEKEGIQWEAKEDNSEGEEILEDVVGDAEEEDDHHMEFCRVCKDGGELLCCDACPSSYHIHCLNPPLPEIPNGEWLCPRCTCPALKGKVQKILIWKWGQPPVGPAPPRPPDADPNAPPPKPLEGRPERQFFVKWQGMSYWHCSWVSELQLELHCQVMFRNYQRKNDMDEPPSGDFGGEEEKSRKRKNKDPKYAEMEERFYRYGIKPEWMMIHRILNHSVDKKGNVHYLIKWRDLPYDQASWESEDVDIQDYDLYKQAYWNHRELMRGEEGRPGKKLKKVKMRKLERPPETPTVDPTVKYDRQPEYLDVTGGTLHPYQLEGLNWLRFSWAQGTDTILADEMGLGKTVQTAVFLYSLYKEGHSKGPFLVSAPLSTIINWEREFEMWAPDMYVVTYVGDKDSRAIIRENEFTFEDNAIRGGKKASRMKKEAAVKFHVLLTSYELITIDMAILGSIDWACLIVDEAHRLKNNQSKFFRVLNGYSLQHKLLLTGTPLQNNLEELFHLLNFLTPERFHNLEGFLEEFADIAKEDQIKKLHDMLGPHMLRRLKADVFKNMPSKTELIVRVELSPMQKKYYKYILTRNFEALNARGGGNQVSLLNVVMDLKKCCNHPYLFPVAAMEAPKMPNGMYDGSALIRASGKLLLLQKMLKNLKEGGHRVLIFSQMTKMLDLLEDFLEHEGYKYERIDGGITGNMRQEAIDRFNAPGAQQFCFLLSTRAGGLGINLATADTVIIYDSDWNPHNDIQAFSRAHRIGQNKKVMIYRFVTRASVEERITQVAKKKMMLTHLVVRPGLGSKTGSMSKQELDDILKFGTEELFKDEATEGGDNKEGEDSSVIHYDDKAIERLLDRNQDETEDTELQGMNEYLSSFKVAQYVVREEEMGEEEEVEREIIKQEESVDPDYWEKLLRHHYEQQQEDLARNLGKGKRIRKQVNYNDGSQEDRGSRAVFLSDWQDDQSDNQSDYSVASEEGDEDFDERSEAARRPSRKGLRNDKDKPLPPLLARVGGNIEVLGFNARQRKAFLNAIMRYGMPPQDAFTTQWLVRDLRGKSEKEFKAYVSLFMRHLCEPGADGAETFADGVPREGLSRQHVLTRIGVMSLIRKKVQEFEHVNGRWSMPELAEIEENKKLSQPSSPSPKTPTPSTPGDTQPNTPAPVPPPEDGVKVEEGASAKEQGEPSEPEKELSASATETEAPMECAQPVETLPQEAKSPVNSTEADEKKVEETEVKERPDEPMEVESKADVEKVEDRAAPENPSDPPIITLDEKDEKKDDDKRDVVMLQNGEMLKESVDERHKKAVKQRFMFNIADGGFTELHSLWQNEERAATVTKKTYEIWHRRHDYWLLAGIINHGYARWQDIQNDPRYAILNEPFKGEMNRGNFLEIKNKFLARRFKLLEQALVIEEQLRRAAYLNMSEDPSHPSMALNTRFAEVECLAESHQHLSKESMAGNKPANAVLHKVLKQLEELLSDMKADVTRLPATIARIPPVAVRLQMSERNILSRLANRSSEPPPPPPPQQVAQQQ; the protein is encoded by the exons ATGGCTTCGGGCGTTGGGTCTCCATCACCATGCTCAGGGGGCAGTGATGATGATGAGATGGAGATCTTGTTGAACAACGCTATTCCCCAGCATCCAG AACCTGAAGAAGAGCCAGAAGAAGAGCTTCTGTCAGAGGCTGACACTCCCAAAatcaagaagaagaagaagccCAAGAAACTGAAGGAACCCAAAATGCCCAAGCTCAGCAAGCGTCAGAAGAAGGAG ctgggggacagctctggtgagGGGAATGAGTTtgtggaggaagaagaagaggttCTGCGCTCTGACAGTGAGGGCAGTGATTACAcccctggaaagaaaaaaaagaagaaattaggacccaagaaggaaaagaaaaacaaaaccaagcgcaaagaggaggaggaagaggaggaagaagatgaTGACTCAAAG GAACCAAAGTCATCTGCTCAACTCCTGGAAGATTGGGGCATGGAGGATATTGATCACATTTTCACAGAGGAGGATTACCGCACACTCACCAACTACAAAGCTTTCAGCCAGTTTGTCAG GCCACTTATCGCAGCCAAGAACCCTAAAATAGCAGTGTCGAAGATGATGATGGTACTGGGAGCCAAATGGAGGGAGTTCAGCACAAACAACCCCTTCAAGGGAAGTTCAGGTGCatctgtggcagctgctgcagctgcagctgttgcAGTAGTTGAGAGTATGGTGACAAATGTGGATGCTGTCTTGCCGCAGCCCCCTGTAGATGTGCCACTCAGGAAAGCCAAGACAAAGGAGGGCAAAG GACCCAATGCCAGGCGGAAGCCAAAGGCCAGTCCTCGTATCCCTGATATCAAGAAACCTAAAACAAAGAAGGTGGCACCACTGAAAATCAAACTGGGAGGATTTGGCTCCAAGCGTAAAAGATCATCA AGTGAAGATGATGATCTGGATGTGGAGTCTGACTTTGATGATGCGAGCATCAACAGCTACTCTGTTTCAGATGGGTCTACAAGCCGTAGTAGCCGCAGTCGCAAAAAACTCAAGgctgggaagaagaaaaagaaag GTGAGGAGGACTCCACAGTGGCTGTGGATGGCTATGAGACTGATCATCAGGACTACTGTGAGGtgtgccagcagggaggagaaatTATATTGTGTGATACCTGCCCTCGTGCCTACCACATGGTTTGCTTGGACCCAGATATGGAGAAAGCTCCAGAGGGCAAATGGAGCTGCCCACACTGT gaaaaagagggaattcAGTGGGAAGCGAAGGAGGATAACTCTGAAGGTGAGGAAATACTGGAGGATGTAGTGGGGGAtgctgaggaagaggatgaCCACCATATGGAGTTCTGTAGAGTCTGCAAGGATGGAGGAGAGTTGCTGTGCTGTGATGCCTGTCCTTCCTCCTATCACATCCACTGTCTGAATCCCCCACTGCCTGAGATTCCCAATGGAGAATGGCTGTGTCCTCGCTGCACT tgcccagctTTGAAAGGAAAGGTGCAGAAGATCTTGATCTGGAAATGGGGTCAGCCCCCAGTTGGGCCTGCACCACCACGTCCTCCTGATGCAGACCCTAATGCTCCACCCCCGAAGCCTCTGGAGGGTCGACCTGAAAGGCAGTTCTTTGTCAAATGGCAGGGCATGTCCTACTGGCACTGCTCCTGGGTGTCAGAGTTGCAG CTGGAGTTGCACTGCCAGGTGATGTTTCGTAACTACCAACGCAAAAATGATATGGATGAGCCACCCTCGGGAGACTTTggaggggaagaagagaaaagtcgaaagagaaaaaacaaggaCCCCAAATACGCTGAGATGGAGGAGCGTTTCTATCGATACGGGATCAAGCCAGAGTGGATGATGATCCATAGGATCCTTAATCATAG TGTTGATAAGAAGGGGAATGTCCACTATTTGATTAAATGGAGAGACCTACCCTATGACCAGGCATCCTGGGAAAGCGAAGATGTGGATATTCAAGATTATGACCTCTACAAGCAAGCCTACTGGAATCACAG GGAGCTGATGCGAGGTGAAGAGGGCAGGCCTGGTAAGAAGTTAAAGAAAGTGAAGATGCGGAAACTGGAAAGGCCCCCTGAGACTCCCACAGTAGAT CCAACAGTAAAGTATGACCGGCAACCGGAGTACCTCGATGTAACAGGGGGGACCTTGCATCCCTACCAACTGGAAGGACTCAACTGGCTGCGCTTCTCTTGGGCTCAGGGCACAGATACAATCTTGGCTGATGAAATGGGTCTGGGAAAGACTGTGCAGACAGCAGTGTTCCTGTATTCCTTATACAAAGAG GGCCACTCAAAGGGTCCCTTCTTGGTGAGTGCACCACTGTCCACAATCATCAACTGGGAACGAGAATTTGAGATGTGGGCCCCGGATATGTATGTAGTGACCTACGTTGGAGACAAAGACAGCCGGGCCATCATCCGTGAGAATGAGTTCACTTTTGAGGATAATGCCATACGTGGAGGCAAAAAAGCATCCAGAATGAAG aaGGAGGCTGCTGTCAAGTTCCATGTGCTTCTCACTTCCTATGAATTGATCACAATTGATATGGCCATACTAGGCTCTATTGACTGGGCCTGTCTCATTGTGGATGAAGCTCACAGACTGAAGAACAATCAGTCTAAG TTTTTCCGTGTACTGAATGGTTACTCCCTCCAGCACAAGCTGCTGCTTACAGGAACTCCCCTGCAGAACAACCTAGAAGAACTGTTCCACTTGCTGAACTTCCTGACACCCGAGAGATTCCA TAACTTGGAGGGCTTCCTAGAAGAATTTGCAGATATTGCCAAGGAAGATCAGATCAAGAAACTGCATGACATGCTGGGCCCACATATGTTGAGGCGTCTCAAAGCTGATGTTTTCAAGAATATGCCATCTAAGACTGAACTCATTGTCAGAGTGGAACTCAGTCCCATGCAGAA gaaATATTACAAATACATTTTGACAAGAAACTTCGAGGCACTGAATGCACGGGGTGGTGGTAACCAAGTCTCATTGCTCAATGTTGTTATGGATCTGAAGAAGTGCTGTAACCACCCCTACCTCTTTCCTGTGGCTGCTATG gaaGCTCCAAAAATGCCAAATGGCATGTATGATGGTAGTGCACTTATTCGAGCCTCTGGAAAACTGTTGCTGCTCCAGAAGATGTTAAAGAACCTGAAGGAAGGAGGTCATAGAGTGCTCATATTCTCTCAG ATGACCAAAATGTTGGACCTTCTAGAAGACTTTTTGGAACATGAAGGGTACAAATACGAGCGGATTGACGGAGGAATCACAGGGAACATGCGTCAGGAGGCTATTGATCGCTTCAATG ctcctggagctcagcagttctgctttctgctttcaaCTCGAGCTGGGGGTCTTGGTATTAACTTGGCCACAGCAGATACTGTGATTATCTACGATTCAGACTGGAACCCCCACAATGATATCCAG GCCTTCAGCCGTGCACACAGAATTGGACAGAACAAGAAAGTGATGATATACCGCTTTGTGACAAGGGCCTCAGTGGAGGAGCGTATCACTCAGGTGGCCAAGAAGAAGATGATGCTAACTCATCTGGTAGTGAGACCAGGGTTGGGCTCCAAAACAGGCTCCATGTCCAAACAGGAGCTTGATGACATTCTCAAATTTGGCACTGAAGAGCTCTTCAAGGATGAGGCTACTGAGGGGG GGGATAACAAAGAAGGTGAGGACAGTAGTGTCATCCACTATGATGACAAAGCAATTGAGCGTCTGTTGGATCGGAACCAGGATGAAACAGAAGATACAGAACTTCAGGGCATGAATGAATATCTCAGTTCCTTCAAGGTGGCCCAGTATGTTGTTCGTGAGGAGGAGATGGGG gaggaagaggaggttgAACGGGAAATTATTAAGCAGGAGGAATCAGTGGATCCTGATTACTGGGAGAAACTGCTTCGTCACCATTATGAGCAACAACAGGAGGATCTGGCCAGGAATCTGGGCAAGGGCAAACGTATTCGCAAGCAAGTTAACTACAATGATGGCTCACAGGAGGATAGAG GCTCAcgtgctgtttttctttcagactgGCAGGATGACCAGTCAGATAATCAGTCAGACTACTCAGTTGCTTCTGAAGAAGGAGATGAGGACTTTGATGAGAGGTCTGAAG cAGCTCGTCGGCCTAGCCGCAAGGGCCTGAGAAACGATAAGGATAAGCCTCTGCCTCCCTTACTGGCCCGTGTGGGAGGGAACATCGAG GTGTTGGGTTTCAATGCTCGCCAGCGGAAAGCCTTCCTCAATGCTATCATGCGCTATGGAATGCCACCTCAGGATGCCTTCACCACTCAGTGGCTTGTTCGAGACCTCCGTGGCAAGTCAGAGAAAGAATTCAA GGCCTATGTCTCGCTGTTCATGCGCCATTTATGTGAACCTGGAGCTGATGGTGCAGAGACCTTTGCAGATGGGGTCCCACGGGAAGGTCTTTCTCGACAGCACGTCCTTACTCGCATTGGGGTCATGTCACTTATACGCAAAAAG GTGCAGGAATTTGAGCATGTGAACGGCCGTTGGAGTATGCCAGAACTGGCAGAGATAGAGGAGAACAAGAAACTttcacagcccagctcaccctCTCCCAAAACTCCAACTCCTTCAACACCAGGGGATACACAACCAAATACACCTGCCCCTGTTCCTCCACCTG AAGACGGAGTAAAAGTAGAAGAAGGAGCTAGTGCTAAGGAGCAAGGAGAGCCATCTGAACCAGAGAAGGAGCTCAGTGCCTCTGCTACTGAAACAGAGGCCCCTATGGAG TGTGCTCAGCCTGTGGAGACACTGCCCCAGGAAGCAAAATCCCCAGTGAACTCCACAGAAGCGgatgaaaaaaaagtagaggAAACTGAAGTGAAGGAAAGGCCAGATGAACCAATGGAAGTAGAAAGCAAAG ctgatgTGGAGAAAGTGGaagacagagcagctcctgaaaaTCCTTCTGACCCTCCTATAATTACTCTGGATGAGAAAG ATGAGAAAAAGGACGATGATAAGAGAGATGTAGTGATGCTGCAGAATGGAGAGATGCTGAAGGAGTCAGTAGATGAAAGGCACAAGAAGGCAGTAAAGCAGCGCTTCATGTTCAACATAGCAGATGGTGGATTCACTG AACTACACTCCCTCTGGCAGAATGAAGAGCGGGCTGCAACTGTCACCAAGAAGACCTATGAAATCTGGCATCGGCGTCACGACTACTGGCTCCTAGCTGGGATTATCAA TCATGGCTATGCCCGTTGGCAGGATATTCAGAATGATCCACGTTACGCCATCCTCAATGAACCCTTCAAGGGTGAGATGAACAGGGGTAACttcctggaaataaaaaataagttctTAGCAAGGAGATTTAAG CTCCTGGAGCAAGCGCTGGTGATCGAGGAACAGTTGCGGCGAGCTGCCTATCTGAACATGTCAGAAGACCCATCTCACCCATCCATGGCTCTGAACACACGTTTTGCAGAGGTAGAATGCCTGGCTGAGAGCCACCAGCACCTATCCAAGGAGTCAATGGCTGGGAATAAACCAGCCAATGCTGTGCTGCACAAAG TTCtgaagcagctggaggagcttcTGAGTGACATGAAGGCAGATGTGACTCGTCTGCCTGCCACGATTGCCCGCATCCCACCTGTGGCAGTGCGCCTTCAGATGTCGGAGCGCAACATCCTCAGCCGCCTGGCCAACCGCAGTAGTGAGCCGCCACcgccaccccctccccagcaa Gtggcccagcagcagtga